ATATCATCATAAAGGAAGAGGGTGTCCCGCAACGAGCGAGACACCCTCTTTTCGTTTTACAGTTTCGTGTGATTGTTTCTACTAACATATTATTCAAGCTTAGCCGTTCTTGTAAAGTATTTGGAGATGTTCGTGATTTTACAATTCTTTGATAGCAGCTTGGGCCATGTTTTGAATGACCATGTCATCCATAGGCGGGTTATGCAACCCTGCTCGAACATCTCTGTAGTATTGCTCAAAAGGATAACTCTTTGATAAACCTCTCCCTCCTGCAATACGCATCGCTAAATCGACTACTTCATTTGCAGCATTCGTTGCGACCGTTTTAACCGCTCCAAGGGAAGGCGCTAACACTTCTCTTCTTTCAGGATACTGATCCCATTGTTCAGCAACTGAATACATGAAACTCCTGGCATGAAGTAATTTCATCTCCATTTCTCCAATTTTATCCTGTATATGAGAAACTTCTGAGATTGGACGATCCAGGCTGTTCGGCTGAAAACCTTTCGCAAATTCAATTGCGTCATTCCTAGCTGCAATGGCAATCCCTAAATATACAGCAGGAATGTGTAGAAGCCACCCCTTAGGACCTCCTTTTTTATCCCCTTGCAGTTCAACTAAATCTTCTGCCTTTACATTCACATCCTGAAGCACCAGATCATGACTTCCCGTACCCCTCATGCCTACTGTGTCCCACGTATAATCTATATCGATCCCTTCTTTAGAAGAGTCAATTAAAAACCACCCTACGGCATCTTTGTCTTCTATATAAGCCGAAACGATATAGTAATCTAATAGACTGGCCATAGAAGTGAACGTCTTCCGGCCTGTAATGGAGTAGCCATCTTTTATAGAGACGGCAGTAGTTTCAGGGACCCCTCCTCTTGTAGGGCTTCCTGTAGCAGGCTCAGAGGCTGCTCGGTTTACAACTTTCTTTTGATCAGCTACTTCCTGCGCAAACTTCTTATAAACGTCCTCATCCCACAGAGGTTCATCATTCAATTCCATCATAACCCCTAAATGCCACCCTATAGAAAGAGCCGTAGCGCCGTCTCCTATAGCTAAACGCTCTTGAGCTAAAAGCAGCTCATATAAAGACACTTCCTCTCCTCCAAACTCTTTTGAGAGAGTCAAAGTCACATAATTATGCTCTTTTAAATCATGTAACGTCTCTTTTTGAAAGTCGGCTTCTTCGTCCGCTTTTTTTCTCCGTGATTTAGCGAGATCCGCAACCTCTGTAGCTTTTTGATATATATATTGATGTCGATCATTTTTTATAAACGGTTCATAGATTTTAAACACTAGGATCCCTCCAAGATGTGATCTAGTTAAATCATACTAAACCAATCAGAATTATGAAAACATTACGCTCTTCATCCCATAAAGAAAGATCGTCCCGGTATGAGACGATCTTTCTTAGATCATTATACTATTCCCCAGTAATAGAAGGCGAAACTTAGGAAGGAGAATTAAGTTGATTGTTCTTCTGCTTATACGTATCTTGTAATTCCTGAATACGCTGACGGCCTTGATCACGAAGCTGTTTATTCTCATCTTCTATCGCTTTCGTGTCTTCCATTCCTTTTAGAATCGTGTTAAAGGATTCTTCAATCGTTTCAATCTTAATACTCGGTGCACCCGCAAGCTTAGCAATCTCTGTACTTTGCTGAGCAACGTTTTGAGCATTACGCTGCAACATCTCATTCGTTCGACGGTCTAGTTCACTCATCCCGTCTGCCACTAGTTTCTGTCTCTTAGCTGCCACAGCTTGAATTACACTCGTCTTGAAGATTGGGATCGTTGTAACGAACGCTGAATTAATTTTATTGACTAGCTTTGTGTTGCCTCGTTGCAACAGACGAATCTGAGGCGCCTGTTGGAAAGCTACCATTTGAGCCATCTGTAAGTCATAAACTCTTTGATCCAGAAGCTCGACGCCGTTTCGGACCGTTTCAAGTTCCATTGAAGCTCGCTGGTTCCCTTCAGCCGCTTGTTGTTCAAGCTTCGGCATCACTTCATTCTTCAGTTCTTCTGCCTTCAATTGACCGGCAACAATATATTTGTCTAGTTCAAGATAAAACTCATAGTTCTTCTCATACATGTCTTCAAGTGTATGAGTGTTGTCGACCATTTCATCACGATACTTTGAGATTTCAATATTGATCTTTTCAATTTCCCCGCCAAGCGTTTGATATTTATCAAAAATCTTTTCAATCATTTTCTTACTTCGATTGAAGAACTTCCCAATAAATCCACCTTTTGACTCTTCAAAATCTTTCTTGTCGAACTTGTCCATTACTTTACCAAGTTGCTTTAGCATTTGGGAAGAGTCTTCCATACTTGAGTTCTTCATCGTACCTAAAATTTGATCAGAGAACT
The nucleotide sequence above comes from Pontibacillus chungwhensis. Encoded proteins:
- a CDS encoding acyl-CoA dehydrogenase family protein; amino-acid sequence: MFKIYEPFIKNDRHQYIYQKATEVADLAKSRRKKADEEADFQKETLHDLKEHNYVTLTLSKEFGGEEVSLYELLLAQERLAIGDGATALSIGWHLGVMMELNDEPLWDEDVYKKFAQEVADQKKVVNRAASEPATGSPTRGGVPETTAVSIKDGYSITGRKTFTSMASLLDYYIVSAYIEDKDAVGWFLIDSSKEGIDIDYTWDTVGMRGTGSHDLVLQDVNVKAEDLVELQGDKKGGPKGWLLHIPAVYLGIAIAARNDAIEFAKGFQPNSLDRPISEVSHIQDKIGEMEMKLLHARSFMYSVAEQWDQYPERREVLAPSLGAVKTVATNAANEVVDLAMRIAGGRGLSKSYPFEQYYRDVRAGLHNPPMDDMVIQNMAQAAIKEL
- a CDS encoding toxic anion resistance protein, translated to MAQGTQTEQDLQPVEEKLTEDKANEIKQELSNDPQVLQLKESIDERQQTELLAFGKEPADEISKFSDQILGTMKNSSMEDSSQMLKQLGKVMDKFDKKDFEESKGGFIGKFFNRSKKMIEKIFDKYQTLGGEIEKINIEISKYRDEMVDNTHTLEDMYEKNYEFYLELDKYIVAGQLKAEELKNEVMPKLEQQAAEGNQRASMELETVRNGVELLDQRVYDLQMAQMVAFQQAPQIRLLQRGNTKLVNKINSAFVTTIPIFKTSVIQAVAAKRQKLVADGMSELDRRTNEMLQRNAQNVAQQSTEIAKLAGAPSIKIETIEESFNTILKGMEDTKAIEDENKQLRDQGRQRIQELQDTYKQKNNQLNSPS